AAAGGATGAAGGGGACCTTGGGCTGCAGGCTTCAAAAGGTAGAAGCAATGCTCTTCTTGCCAAATTAAATTGGCGTTTTCACACGGAAAAGGATGCTTTATGGTCCCAAGTGTTAAGGTAGAAATATTGCAGCAATAGAAGAGTGAATGCTCGAAATTTGAATAGGCTTCCAAGTTCTCTGATTCGGAGAGCGATGAAGAGAGGAATGGACACTTTTAAGAAAGGTGCAATGTGGACGATTGGGAGAGATagcaatttaaatttttggcTGGATTGTTGGATGGTTCAAGGGCCTTTGCGTAAACTGATTCAAGGTCCCTTAACCCGAGAGGCCATTCATTTAAGAGTGAGAGACGTGTTGACAGATGCGGGGTGGCAATGGGGTCAGATCCCTTTGAGCTTCCCTATGACTTGAAGTCTTTGATCCAAGTAGTTTCGGTTTTAGCTTTGAGTAGGGGAAGTGATAAGTTGGCATGGGCAGGTAACCCGAGGGGTTCTTTTGATCTAAAGAGTGCTTACTCAATGTCTTTGGCGGATGATAATAATTCTCGGCTCAAATTAAGGTGGGTTTGGAAGCTGGAAACTCTTCCTAAAGTTAAATCTTTCATATGGCGATGTGCCCATAACAGTGTAGGGGTGAAGGGGTGTTTCGTGAGAAGGGGTATGGAGGAAGATGATAGTTGTCCCATTTGTCAAGTGGAGTCCGAATCTATTCTGTATGCTCTTAGGGACTGTGCAAGGGTTAAGGCCGTGTGGATACAGCTGGGGGTTGGGTGGCAAAACCGAGAGTTTTGGAATGATGATTTGCAGGAGTGGTTGAGCTCTAATGGGAAGGATAGCAGCAGCCATGGGGGCTTTCAATGGAGGATTTTATTTCCTATTGCTGTGTGGAGTATCTGGAAGTGCAGAAATCAATTTGTTTTCAACGGGAAAAGCCAAAATCCGAGACTAGCTGCATGCATTCGTGATCAAGTCGTTGAGTTTCTGTTTTATGCAGTCTCACCTAGACAATCTGTGTGCAATGTGATTAAGAGGATTTGTTGGGAGAGGCCTCCAATTGGTTGGAAGAAGCTTAACACTGATGGTTCTAGTTTGGGCAGCAATGGTCGAGCTAGCTATGGTGGCATCGTGAGAAATGAGCATGGGAGGTGGCTAGTTGGGTTCACTAAGCATATTGGTTCAGCAAGTGCCTTTGTAGCTGAAATGTGGGATGGTTTATTTCTGTGCAGCAACCTTAATATTCAATGCCTAATAGTTGAAGTAGATGCCAGAGCTCTTGTTCATGCATTGCTTAATCCTGAGTATGTTAACTTTGTAGTTTCTCCTTTATTGGATGATTGCAGACATCTTTTGAGCCATTTCCATCAGGTTCAGATCAAACATTGTTTCCGGCAAACAAATTGTTGTGCTGACGTTATGGCTAGAATGGGTTCAGCCCATTGTTtagatttttctgtttttcataGTCCGCCTGTGGACGTTTTGGAAGCCTTTGAGGCTGATTTGAATGGCACGTTTTTTGACAGGATCTGTCCTGATCGTGCTGTAGCTCTTTAGTTTTGTTTAATGAATTGtcattttcaccaaaaaaaaaaaaaaaaaaaaaacatcagaaaaaataagtcaatggaaaattatttttggtcaatagaaaaattatgacttatttttaaagatcgtttccactaaatttttttggaaaacaactctatcttacagcaaactaaataaggaaagttaggaaattatttttcaactcatttaagtTTGCTACCAAACATAGAAAAATGTGATAGATTTATTGAAAAtactttttggaaaataattcattttctagaaaatattatcGTCGAAATAAACAGAGCATTAGtagaaaacaatctctaaagATAAgccatatttttttgttaactaaagatagttttcctcTGACTCATTTTTTCTGATACTATCAAACGCtggaaaacataaaaaactattttcacaCAACATTTTCCATCGAAACAAACAAACCGAGAAAAACAGAAGTTTAATATAGCATGATAGGATGGATGagtgctaaattttttatttttttgggaaaaaacaTTTTCCTCCTTCCCTTTATATTTGGTGTACTTTAGAATAGTTCATAGTtctcattttatatttgaaactagccaaattttttttatatttttggaaaatgagcaAATATCCACAATTCGctacttttttaaaaatctaacgaAATCACAAGTGattaaaaatgaaatccaaGAAAATAACAATGCAATCCTcaactttttctcttctttgtggTGTATGACTAATAACTTTTTGAAAAGATTTTGTTAGATTTAATTGAAAACGTAATGAATTGGGagtatttattcatttttttgaacataaaagaagaaatttgtTGGTTTCCTAGATAAAGGAGAGAATTGTAAATTATCCCAAACATAGAGGAGAGAGAACATTTTCCCCAAGATTTTCTACTTTATAAAACCataaggtttaatttgttatttttatttttattttgtctctatattttggttgtattttcaatttagttctcagtttcttcattttcaaacttatatttttaaTCTTACTATCATTTTGGTTCTACTGCCGCTCATTAAAACACCCATTTAGTTAATagactgcattttttttttttttttttaatttatgaactaATAGACTGCATTAATTGGTAGTTTAAAAATAGTGTTTTATGTATCATGTAATGTATGTGAGATAATGACAGGGACCAAAGTCAAATTAAATTGactacaactcacttttggttTAATGGCAGGGCAGGAAAGGCaagcaaaattttattttaatttatttttggtcatCAATTCTACTTTTCCTTTAAGTACAAGTATTTAATCCGGTGTATTAGtacttttatttcaaaacatatggtatttttgtcattcaaTAAGTAGGGTTTTTTCTGTACCAAatagaattagggttttgtattttttatataaacaacTCCTAGTGGTTTTTCCTCGCTTAATGCTGGATCCCAAGTTCCTATCCTTAATTTTTCTTGTTGCAAAATTTCTTAATTTGGGCTTGGAGCATACTTAGTTCCCTCAAAAGATGTAAATTCTAAATCTATATCGCTGGAAGTCTCAAGATGCTTATGAAAAAGTCTTATGAAGATTACACATCACTTGTTGAGGATTGGGGCAGCAACAACCACAAGATCATTACTTGGTTTCGCAACACATTAGAGCAATCAATTGGCATGGAATTCAAGAGTTATGAGACATGCAAGGAACTCCAAAATGTGCTCACCTTTTGATACCCTAAGTTAGGAGAAgatatttggtatcaaatgataccataTTAGTCgtatcaaaatctaataaatgagAGACATGTGCCTAAAATAACTAGTCTCAAGCAATAACCCAGACAATGCATTCAAGGACGTAACTATTATTGGACTAGGGGGGCAATGCCCccccccctaattttttttaaaaaatattattatattaattggtactaatttttgcaattatgttcaataaaattacactttgcccccCTTAATAATGCTATCAATTCTTTTGAGAGTAATGTtatagccacaaacatttttacaaattattgaggtagcaaatttttattggttcgtATACTTGCATcactttttacttatcaataactACTCACCATattagtaatttgtaatttttttttatagttttagcATTTGTCCCCTTTTAAAggacataaaaaattaatagattaaatctaaaacaaaatatacaagctcaaaaaaattagcctaacaacaaaaattaccaataataaaactaaaaaaataaagccCAATCAATCTATTTTACCCCGAACAAACAATTtggccattaaaaaaattttaaacaaaaatccttAGTAGTAAAGCAGTAAACTCAAAGATTGGAGCTGCCGCACACAACTAGCAGCAGAGTTGCCCCTCCTAACTCCAAGTTCTGGTTCCGTCCCTGAATgcattaatgaattttatgttAGTACGATGTTTCTCTAGGATCAACTAACCCTCTCTAACCCCTCATAGGTTAATCCATCTAAGACCAAGAAATTATATGCTCAACAAAATTAACATTGCCTTACCAATTTGTAATGGAactatatgaaaattttacgTGTGTTCAGAGTCAACTTCTTCAccttatcattcttcttccctccCTCATTCACTGATTGTGGATTGTTAATAGGGATGATGTAGTTGAGCTCTGTTCTTGCCAAAATGGTGACACCTTAGCTTGTTTGGTCGTAATGTTGATCGTAGAGTCAAGCATGATGCCTGGTTTGATATGAGGTACCAATGCCTAAGCCAAAATTCTTAGTGTTTAATGCTCGTGTTCATGCCTAGATTTATTAGAAAAATTGCATTGAACTTGCATGAGGTTTTTCGTTATTACACTCACCTCCCCTCTAGTTTGAAATAAGACATCCGTCTTTCCTAAAATGCAGACTATTTAAATTGATCTTCCATCAttgaaaaaatgctttaaaaaatattgaatttccTATTTTACACTTCACACATCCACGCCCCTTTTAATAGGAAAtttgggatttaaaaaaaaaaattatttgggatttttttaGAACATTTTTTTCAACCATTCGAGAGAGGTTAAtgcaaataatttatattttagagAAGGTgagtataataataaaaaatcttaggGAACATTAGTGCAATTTTTCTCGAATTTATATTGGGTTCATCATTGGATTCCTTTTACAGTTAGGGTTTGATTTAAAAGATTGTTTAggtttgatttatattttttttccctttaaagttaaacattttattattgaattttgggtgggtttgatttggatttgtagTAGATAGTGGGTTTTGACCAAGGGTgatacggtttttttttttttggtaggatGTTGTTAAGTTTGTGATATGgggttttttttaatcttgaaatttatttttgatttaaaagataattttttttttttttagttttaattgttGATGGAAATTCAAAGATGAAAGGCCTAAATTGACAACAAACGTGAACTTTAAGGGTGAAGTTGAgcccaaaaaataaactttaaataaaaaaatgacaatggATTCAAACTTAAATGATGTAAGTCAGATTTTAGCCTAAATAACAAGAAATAAATCCAACACCGCGTATTCATCTTAGTTCTTAGTTTTAGGTTCAACATCAACAAACCACATGCCTCCTTTTTTAGGCTTGGAGCTGTGTAATACAGAACACAAAGCACTATTTCTTCCCAATGCTCTGTCCGCCCTTGAACATAATAATGCAACAAATGACATATAAATCCGCAAAATATTTTACCataaagaaggagaagaaaaggaTAGCCAACAGAAATAAATTATCTTTTCCTAAATACACCAAGAAATCAATTCCTCATAACAATGAACCTGTAATTcaattttccaaaattctgAATAAAAAGCCAAGCTAAGAACATACACAAAATTTGTGCAACATGCATGTAACTTTGCTAAGACCAATTTTTTAGCACTAAAAACTTATTTAGCTTTCTTTATAGGTTACAGCCTTGGTATACATATCATTAAGGATGATCTAGACAGGGACTCCGGTAATGCAATCCTGGCTCTACTTGTCAAACTCCCATATGACACCTCCATCCTCTGCAATAGAAGAGCAAAGGTACATTGCCATTAAGCACCATCCCGGAGCACAAAAGTATGATAGGATAATCATAAAGACtttcaacaatatatatattggtcGCATCAGCACAACAGTGATTAGATATCTgtaatatttccaaaaatgtCCAATATGTTGtgtttaagaaacaaaaaacttAACAGTTTCACAACCACGAGAGGGAATAGCTTCCACTGTTTTGTGAAGAAAGCTACTGTCCAAATTGTATGCCAGCTACACATGCCCGTCAATTTAGTATTAGGCATTATGAATGTTGCagatcaccatcatcatcattctaATAGTCGGAATCTGTGTCTCATTTATTTGTTACAATTCAAAAGAATAGATCGCATTCTTTTATCGAAACAATGTGACAGGATCACACTTTCCggcattttcttcttctttttttccctactTCCTTTACTTCtcaatattttaacttttaagttgGCAGTTATGAGCTACCAAGTGTAGCAATAccacattggttgtgtgtgtctagTGTTCACTGTTTATAACCTcagtctacaactacaaaggttaggcccttttgtagttgtactccggttatgtaatgtattataaacccgatttaaaacactattattacTGTTTTCgtatgtgttctaataagtattactgtttattaaaaaaaaaaaaaaacaaggtgcAGCAATACCATTTTACAAGTCTTCAGTAGATGAGTGTCTACCGCTAGAAATGCAGAAAATAAGTTGTTATGACCTGAAAGTAAATGTGAACAGAACTGGAAGACAAGATAGGTTCAATCCAACATTAAAATGCAGGAATTAAGAATCTAAAATCAAGAGCAAAcctttaactttcttttttatccAGATCTCCAGCAGCATCCCAGCACCAATTCCACCAGCAATACATGACCCATAGAAGGCAATAGCAGATGGTAGGGATCTTCGAGGAAGGAAGTAGCACTCTGGAATCTGCCTAATCTTTTTTGGGAGCCGCTTCTTTATAACAGGCTTAGCACCAGGGTCCTTCTGCATGTCACCACCAACAGCTTTCCAGTCAACCCCCTTGAATGGGTCTTTTGTCTCCTCGGTGGCCATAACTAGTTTCCTTTACCACTAATCTGCAAACCCAAAGCCATAAAGTGTATATTAAGTCAAGAAACTGAACGAGTCAGAAACTCAATAGAAAGAACCAGATATTATGACAGTGACAAAGTTAACACACAAATGGCTAGTTTGCATATGTTGAGgaatttataatcaaatttacttttaaaaaaaaaaatttaagaatgaaaatataatttgatttacttttttcctttttaccaAAAGAAGCTACCCTGTAAAATTAATCTCCCAATAACTTGCATCACAATAAAAACATAGCATGCCAACCCACAAAATCAGTCAAACCAAATTAATACAGAATAAACACTTGCTTATGGAATGCAAAAGATAAACTGCCAATTTGAAATGTACAAAGGCTCATGCTTGAAAACACTCAAAACAGAGAGACACCCCTCaagaatagaggaaaaaaaataagggggggggggggggagggataaacatctgataaaaaaaaatgtttagatAAAACTGCCATTAATTTTGGTGACTTAAGATGTGGAAGACAAATCCAATTTTGCTAATCATCATAACATTTCATCACTAATTACCCTCAACTGATTTAGATAAGCAGACagacaaaaatatcaaaaaccaCATAGCAATCGATTGGAGGCTTTATAATTAGATATCCCAGTTAGGACACCTCAAGTCCAATACATACCACCTGTGGCCCCTTTTAGGGGCTGTTCTCAAGATTTTTCTTCCACATGTGTACAAAAAGAACTTTCTATAAACTTTAAAGTTATATAATGGCATAGGGACTAGGGAGTGACTGTTTGTTGATATACTATATTGCCACTATACTGAAAAAGGCAAGCTTGGCGTGAGGTATTTGTGCAATTATATTTGGCTTTTGAAAGACTGTAGGTTAATGGCCCCAGGATACCAAAAGGAAACTTTACATAAAGAAACAGTTTGACAGAATTGATGCAGCGAGTACAACCAAaattatttcatatattttcccacatttcatttttgaaaaaatgaaatttgaactagatttcttttttcaatttggaattttggCTTTAATGTTGTTCAAAATTTCATGAGATGATTTTAAGGGATGTAATTGTGGGTTAATGAAATCATTGGAGACTTTTAAAAAGAGGCTCTAGGAATGGTTTGAGGCAGTAGAATTTGAATAAAGTTTTATATTAGAGATGTTTCTCTAAGCCTGGTGGTGATTTCAGCACCCAAGAATGGCTAAACGTGGTCCTCAACTAAATTCATTACCAAAAGCCAGCTCAAATTGCACCCAATTCAAGcaaatagaaaattagaaattgaaaaagaaccatattttatttttcccacattttctaAGTTAAAAGATAAGATTTTTAATCATTTGAAATCTAAGAAAATGTGTGATTTCCTACATATCTGGAAACTCAAAACATAAACCTAGGTCCCATCCATTTACTTTCATCTAGTACTTTCTAGGAAACCCAACACTAAAAAGAGCTAACTTCATTTAGTTACCTCAAAatcccacattttttttctaaagaaccAAAGGGAATTCCAGTAgagcatttcatcaaacactttATGTGCATTCACACAATACATGTGAATCACATAAAGACAGAAgcatatttgaattcaaaataaaccCAGTTGGCTCCTTCACGGCTCTTCCAAAAAAACACAGCACAATCAAATATTCACGCAAACATTAAATGTATAGTGTGGAGAAAGAGCATCAGAgaaatatatatcatatcagtattagattttgaaaaagagagaataaatacTTGAAATTGGGTTAGATTGGGATGATGGAGGTTGGAGAGGCCGGCGGCGTGGTCGGTGGGTCAGTGGCCGGTGGCCGGTGGCAGTTGATGCTTGATTCTCTCTCGGTCTCTCTATCTCACTATCCCTGTCTCTCTtgtctgtctctcttttttttcttttttttttttaatttggaattagGTCAAACGGCTTATTTTTCCTTGTTGGGCTGGTTCCTGGGCTGGTATGTTCTTGGAGGAGAGGGGGGCCTTTGGGCCCCAAGTATGATTTTAATACCCAATTTAcctacttttttatttgggtcGGGGGCCCTAAGTGGacatatgtttaatttttaaaggtgTTGTATTTAAGTTTcgtctcttttatatatatatatatatatatatatatatagttacatTGGAGATAGAGAATTCGAAACATAAATGTGAATTAAGTTAcaaaaatattgtcttgtgaATATCAATTTCATATaagttttgttattattttctaaagATAAGCAATTGTGCTTTTAACCTTGCAATAGCATTGCTattttacaaggaaaaaaaaatatctatctatgtttgtttttctgtataataaaaaataaaaaataaaatctccaattttaagtatttggtGCAACTGAAAATGTTGgccaatttgaaaataatttcaagTTGATTATACAATTTAGGGCATTTTGGCATAAGTCATACATGTATTTTTAGTCCAAATATTTAATacctcaaacaaaacaaagtaacTTACCCTCTTTAAACACCCACTAACCCATTGACCCACCTACTCTCGATGACCCATCCCTTTCATCATTGCCTGCATCCACCACCTCACAATCCACACCTCAAGATTGTTACACACAATCCAAAATCTTAAACTTTgtctatttctttatttcaacaaTTGTTGACATTTGAACAATTAGTATCGATTATCGTTGTACACTATAAAATTGTAGAACTTTGAGTTAGCTTTGCAGCCTAACTTGAATCACCGCAATCCAATATATGAGCTAAAAGCTATGCCCAATATACTATGACGTgggcaaaaaaaatattaattccgaattttgacatttttttaaaaatctttttccTCCAATTGACTTATTTCCTTAATTGATTAGGCTTCTCCACATCTTGTTAGTCTTTGAGTTTGAGTTGGGCTCAACCTACTTGAGTGATAGTCCATCCTTATCCCTTAGATAAAATCCATTGGCATGTAAAGCCTTTATTAcctataaaacaaagaaaattcaTAATTAGTcgcaaaataatataaaagtaaggctaaatatataaatatgagagtactttattttatatatttcatgctCATCAATTATTGAACATGGAAAAATGTCAAAATGGAGAAGTGAAAAGCGAAAATCAACTTGAAAGaaggagaataagaagaagCACAGGGAAGTCATCAAATTTGCTCTAAGTACATtatttatcttctcttttttttttttttttaggtagatATGCTTT
This genomic stretch from Quercus robur chromosome 4, dhQueRobu3.1, whole genome shotgun sequence harbors:
- the LOC126720722 gene encoding uncharacterized protein LOC126720722 gives rise to the protein MATEETKDPFKGVDWKAVGGDMQKDPGAKPVIKKRLPKKIRQIPECYFLPRRSLPSAIAFYGSCIAGGIGAGMLLEIWIKKKVKEDGGVIWEFDK